The following proteins are co-located in the Halarcobacter sp. genome:
- a CDS encoding efflux RND transporter periplasmic adaptor subunit, protein MKKSILFLVVFLLNMTNLLAIELSGTVISDNEKIITSRYMGFIKNVYVNEGDFVKKGDLLYEIDSSNIDSKNREALLNLQIQQNNLDNVKTNYERYKRLYEKDLIPKYDLEQLELKLKNIKNMISIAEAKVKEVKYQYRYLKIRAPNAGLIIKKSIKSGEMAMPSAPAMILSDLDSLKIKTDINESNLGKIKIGQEVDVFIESINLQSKGKIASIIPNIQNMTHSFTIKISFDKKGKHIYPGMYSKINLVLDKNE, encoded by the coding sequence ATGAAGAAATCAATTTTATTTTTAGTTGTATTTTTATTAAATATGACAAACCTATTAGCAATAGAATTAAGTGGTACAGTAATCTCTGATAATGAAAAAATTATAACTAGTAGATATATGGGATTTATAAAAAATGTATATGTAAATGAAGGAGACTTTGTAAAAAAAGGGGATTTACTTTATGAAATAGATTCTTCAAATATTGATAGTAAAAACCGCGAAGCTTTATTAAATCTTCAAATACAACAAAATAATTTGGATAATGTAAAAACAAACTATGAAAGATATAAAAGATTATATGAAAAAGATCTAATCCCTAAATATGATTTAGAACAATTAGAGTTAAAACTAAAAAATATAAAAAATATGATTTCTATTGCTGAAGCAAAAGTAAAAGAGGTTAAATATCAATATAGATATTTAAAGATAAGAGCACCAAATGCTGGACTTATAATAAAAAAGAGTATTAAAAGTGGAGAGATGGCAATGCCTAGTGCTCCGGCTATGATTCTTTCTGATTTAGATAGTTTAAAAATTAAAACTGATATAAATGAGAGTAATTTAGGAAAAATAAAAATAGGACAAGAGGTTGATGTTTTTATAGAATCTATAAACCTACAATCGAAAGGTAAAATTGCTTCAATAATTCCAAATATACAAAATATGACTCACTCTTTTACTATTAAAATCTCTTTTGATAAAAAAGGTAAACATATATATCCTGGAATGTATAGTAAAATTAACTTAGTATTGGATAAAAATGAATAA
- a CDS encoding LPS export ABC transporter periplasmic protein LptC produces MVIRIFVFVLFSLSVIGYFMPVEQRAKKDADKDRPLLTFVDSTMYTLNTDSMNRIIFTKEAIRYKNRDVMHDGSLMLKSIDNDNQEITDTLLADLIIKRGDNFKFINDVQFTRNDYMTLNTNELLYNAETKIATNTLPFEGTYFNNYLEGENMYLDLNNYYMNALKTHFEIEIEKKGN; encoded by the coding sequence ATGGTTATAAGAATATTTGTATTTGTTCTTTTTAGTTTATCAGTTATAGGTTATTTTATGCCTGTTGAACAAAGGGCTAAAAAAGATGCTGACAAAGATAGACCTTTATTAACATTTGTTGACTCAACTATGTATACTTTAAATACTGATAGTATGAATAGAATTATATTTACTAAAGAGGCTATTAGATATAAAAATAGAGATGTTATGCATGATGGTTCCTTGATGCTTAAAAGTATTGACAATGACAATCAAGAGATTACTGATACTTTACTGGCGGATCTTATTATAAAAAGAGGAGATAATTTTAAGTTTATAAATGATGTTCAATTTACTAGAAATGATTATATGACTTTAAATACCAATGAATTATTGTATAATGCCGAAACAAAAATAGCAACAAATACCTTACCCTTTGAAGGAACTTATTTTAATAACTATTTAGAGGGTGAAAATATGTATTTAGACTTAAATAATTATTATATGAATGCGTTAAAAACGCATTTTGAAATTGAGATAGAGAAAAAAGGAAATTAA
- a CDS encoding cupin domain-containing protein, giving the protein MYCNCSDNFTSTEIPKTKGANISVLTPKEDKDFIVRKIVLSDGGFMPNHKNKIQHQQFVLSGEAKVLIGDKEYHAKKGDFLYIPAGVEHFYEACYGQDYEFLCMITTKEDEIEFLD; this is encoded by the coding sequence ATGTATTGCAATTGTTCAGATAATTTTACATCAACTGAAATACCAAAAACAAAAGGTGCAAATATATCAGTACTTACTCCAAAAGAGGATAAGGATTTTATAGTAAGAAAAATAGTTTTATCTGATGGTGGATTTATGCCAAATCACAAAAATAAAATTCAACATCAACAGTTTGTATTAAGTGGGGAAGCAAAGGTTTTAATAGGCGATAAAGAGTATCATGCAAAAAAAGGAGACTTTTTATATATTCCTGCAGGAGTAGAACATTTTTATGAGGCCTGTTATGGGCAAGACTATGAATTTTTGTGTATGATTACCACAAAAGAGGATGAGATAGAGTTCTTAGACTGA
- a CDS encoding septal ring lytic transglycosylase RlpA family protein, translating to MLFDKYKLPLLIVSFSSIVLFSGCSEKSRTISYYTSNSNSKVYKDIPKEKIRNSKAMHRATMRPYKIAGKWYYPTLAKVGDVQRGIASWYGPNFHAKKTSNGEVYNMYAMTAAHKTLPMNTMVKVDNLDNGKSTIVRINDRGPFVSGRIIDLSNKAAHDIDMVGRGTANVKVTVLGFHAKIAKTKQEKAETATVGKYYVQVGAFRRAEGAQITKRKFEMILEDRYNVIIKEGVYSGQPINRVWVSGFRSEEEARDFKKNNDLNTAMIIAE from the coding sequence TTGTTATTCGATAAATATAAATTGCCACTTTTGATTGTTTCTTTCTCTTCAATTGTTCTTTTTAGTGGATGTTCAGAGAAAAGTAGAACTATAAGTTATTATACTAGTAATTCAAATTCAAAAGTTTATAAGGATATTCCAAAAGAAAAGATTAGAAATTCAAAAGCTATGCATAGAGCAACTATGAGACCTTATAAAATTGCAGGAAAATGGTATTATCCAACATTAGCAAAAGTTGGCGATGTACAAAGAGGTATTGCTTCATGGTATGGACCAAATTTTCATGCTAAAAAAACTTCTAATGGAGAAGTTTATAATATGTATGCAATGACAGCTGCTCATAAAACACTTCCTATGAATACAATGGTTAAAGTAGATAATTTAGATAATGGGAAATCAACCATAGTTCGAATCAATGATAGAGGACCTTTTGTTAGTGGAAGAATAATTGATTTATCAAATAAAGCTGCTCACGATATAGATATGGTTGGAAGAGGAACTGCTAATGTTAAAGTTACAGTTTTAGGTTTCCATGCAAAAATTGCAAAAACAAAACAAGAAAAAGCTGAAACAGCTACTGTTGGTAAATATTATGTTCAAGTTGGTGCATTTAGAAGAGCAGAGGGTGCACAGATTACAAAAAGAAAATTTGAAATGATTCTTGAAGATAGGTATAATGTAATAATAAAAGAGGGTGTTTATTCAGGACAACCAATTAACCGTGTATGGGTTTCAGGTTTCAGATCAGAAGAAGAAGCAAGAGACTTTAAAAAGAATAATGATCTTAATACTGCAATGATAATTGCTGAATAG
- a CDS encoding LptA/OstA family protein — protein MKFLFVVFILTTMLFAATEKLIIDAKHFETNDATGLTIFTGNVKLLKVKDKLNSQKLEIYMKPNSKGKAKQPIKYIATGNVDFEIHSNGKVYKGRGKKVIYNPNTQEYTVIGDGYIKEEVEQRELIGEKIYINQLTGNARVVGKEDKPVRFILNIDSGSNN, from the coding sequence ATGAAATTTTTATTTGTAGTTTTTATATTAACTACTATGCTTTTTGCAGCAACAGAAAAACTTATAATAGATGCTAAGCATTTTGAAACAAATGATGCTACAGGATTAACAATATTTACGGGTAATGTAAAACTTTTAAAAGTAAAAGATAAGTTAAATTCTCAAAAGCTAGAAATATATATGAAACCTAATAGTAAAGGTAAAGCAAAACAACCTATAAAATATATTGCTACAGGAAATGTAGATTTTGAGATACACTCTAATGGTAAAGTCTATAAAGGTAGAGGTAAAAAAGTAATTTACAATCCAAATACACAAGAGTACACAGTTATTGGGGATGGTTATATAAAAGAAGAAGTTGAACAAAGAGAGCTTATTGGTGAAAAAATCTATATAAATCAATTAACTGGGAATGCTAGAGTTGTTGGAAAAGAAGATAAGCCAGTTAGATTTATCTTAAATATTGATAGCGGGTCGAATAACTAA
- a CDS encoding TolC family protein encodes MYKVILYLLLVNTYLFSQSVNYKKVINLTLENNLKLKEQELNIKKSTLDIENVKSYSYGKLELKHEMSRTNHSGYVFNNKLSSREATFNDFGASEFTGISALNVEPKNLNYPEVRNNFNTKITFELPIFTGFKLQNQEDMMKIAKKAQQLKLNLDKKSLEFEVLKAYNAAVVAKEFIKATKKARESVKLFVTSANEFYKEGLVTKIDTKQARVHELNVQSKLTEAQNKFNIALAYLKFLTSQDNITDVENLEMIKAKEFNFQSLYKEAVEKRDDLKMLKQQEKSMQKNVEVSNSSYYPNVYSYLEYGFNDDKITFDNEKDYYMGMLGIKFTLFDNTRNIQKQKSQIMLNKTALNLNQLKDAIKLEVEKTLLNLEAKRKAFKEKQEAKELAFEVLEQSKLMYKNQLIPMTELLKQEAIYRENEASLIMANYELSLALARINLVSGQSLRK; translated from the coding sequence ATGTATAAAGTTATCTTATATTTATTATTAGTAAATACTTATCTATTTTCACAAAGTGTAAACTATAAAAAAGTGATTAATTTAACACTTGAGAATAATCTAAAATTAAAAGAACAAGAATTAAATATTAAAAAATCTACTTTAGATATTGAAAATGTAAAATCTTACTCTTATGGAAAATTAGAATTAAAGCATGAAATGAGTAGAACCAACCATTCAGGATATGTATTTAATAATAAACTTTCTTCAAGAGAAGCTACTTTTAATGATTTTGGTGCATCTGAATTTACAGGAATATCTGCTTTAAATGTTGAACCAAAGAACCTAAATTATCCAGAGGTAAGAAATAATTTTAATACAAAAATAACTTTTGAATTACCAATCTTTACAGGTTTTAAATTACAAAATCAAGAAGATATGATGAAAATTGCAAAAAAGGCTCAACAGTTAAAACTAAATCTTGATAAAAAATCATTAGAATTTGAAGTTCTAAAAGCTTATAATGCTGCTGTTGTTGCAAAAGAGTTTATAAAAGCTACAAAAAAAGCTAGAGAATCTGTTAAACTTTTTGTTACTTCTGCAAATGAATTTTATAAAGAGGGATTGGTAACTAAAATTGATACTAAACAAGCAAGAGTACATGAATTAAATGTTCAAAGTAAATTAACAGAAGCTCAAAATAAATTTAATATAGCCCTTGCTTATCTAAAGTTTTTAACTTCACAAGATAATATTACAGATGTAGAAAATTTAGAGATGATAAAAGCAAAAGAATTTAACTTTCAATCACTTTACAAAGAAGCTGTAGAAAAAAGAGATGATTTAAAAATGTTAAAACAACAAGAAAAAAGTATGCAAAAAAATGTTGAAGTTTCTAACTCTTCTTATTATCCAAATGTATATTCATATTTAGAATATGGGTTTAATGATGACAAAATAACATTCGATAATGAAAAAGACTACTATATGGGTATGTTAGGAATAAAATTTACTCTTTTTGATAATACTAGGAATATTCAAAAACAAAAAAGTCAAATAATGTTAAATAAAACTGCATTAAATTTAAATCAATTAAAAGATGCAATTAAACTAGAAGTTGAAAAGACATTATTAAATCTTGAAGCAAAAAGAAAAGCTTTTAAAGAGAAACAAGAAGCTAAAGAACTTGCTTTTGAAGTTTTAGAACAATCAAAACTGATGTATAAAAACCAGTTAATACCAATGACTGAACTTCTAAAACAAGAAGCAATCTACAGAGAAAATGAAGCATCATTAATTATGGCAAATTATGAATTATCACTAGCACTTGCAAGAATAAATCTTGTTTCAGGTCAAAGTTTGAGAAAATAA
- a CDS encoding DUF4214 domain-containing protein, whose protein sequence is MNKIILLIFLSVLCFANEPFTKLIKSEENKIFVKFNTSIINKNTSKINLFVDSNTELTFIITKFEKRINGFKLVANNNNKNSLILTSKNNFIFGNIIYNNKKYSILPHKDLFQIVENNDSKVIKNDTNGISNPNKLKSFLTSLPIKKDLLNNNSEELVTIDLLILYTQEMLNYYGNSLPALIQNFVDIGNEVLENSLVNAKLNLIKTELYENTQANENYNIDTALNQITYDKNVNALKRLYNADMISLMRRYDGYSSTCGLGYVLDELSIFSAMFSYTVVEVKSSSENGYYCSDTTLIHELGHNFGCAHDRDHASIHGLFSYSYGYDQPHEFATIMSYDSPTINYFSNPNILYNGNYIGIEEGFSNSADCSKTIRNSKSIISNHNLSEVLEDGDTAINNILNGTLSDEYDRDSFLFLLKGTINFDFNYSNYYLNIYDENQILIYSSYRDFSLDLNEGKYYLVLSSFSDSNGYFFSDNEYNYTISLTSNDPSNIYSIVAQQKAFIERFYQNILNRSADTGGMNTWLDVIQNQSAAKVALGFFQSQEFINLGLSNEEFVDILYQTLFDRVADSGGRDIWLNQLNNGTSRIEVIYGFLNAQEFKNLADSFGVTQIRDIDQITEVPGYVNRFYNLVLNRSADEVGFNDWVSQLRAGTKAGGDIAKGFFNSQEYIQRGLDDSTFLDICYRAFFNREADAGGKNSWLSQIAQGATTDDILNGFIGSQEFIQLAASYGIEP, encoded by the coding sequence ATGAATAAAATAATTTTATTAATATTTTTATCTGTATTATGTTTTGCTAATGAACCTTTTACTAAGTTAATAAAAAGTGAAGAAAATAAAATATTTGTAAAATTCAACACATCAATAATAAATAAAAATACTAGTAAAATAAATTTATTTGTAGATTCAAATACTGAGCTTACATTTATTATAACAAAATTTGAAAAAAGAATAAATGGATTTAAATTAGTTGCCAATAATAATAATAAAAATTCATTAATTTTAACTTCAAAAAATAATTTTATCTTTGGTAACATTATATACAACAATAAAAAATACTCTATATTACCACATAAAGATTTATTTCAAATAGTAGAAAACAATGATTCAAAAGTTATAAAAAATGATACTAATGGTATAAGTAATCCTAATAAGCTTAAATCATTTTTAACTTCTCTACCAATAAAAAAAGATTTATTAAATAATAACTCAGAAGAACTAGTCACTATAGATTTATTAATACTATATACTCAAGAAATGTTAAACTATTATGGAAATTCACTTCCAGCACTAATTCAGAATTTCGTTGATATAGGGAATGAGGTATTAGAAAACTCATTAGTAAATGCAAAATTAAACTTAATAAAAACAGAATTATATGAAAATACACAAGCAAATGAAAATTATAATATAGATACAGCTTTAAATCAAATTACATACGATAAAAATGTGAATGCTTTAAAAAGATTATATAACGCTGACATGATATCTTTAATGAGAAGATATGATGGATATAGTTCTACATGTGGACTAGGATATGTATTAGACGAATTAAGTATTTTTAGTGCAATGTTTTCATACACTGTAGTAGAAGTTAAAAGTAGTAGTGAAAATGGTTATTATTGTAGTGATACAACACTAATTCATGAGTTAGGCCATAATTTTGGTTGCGCACATGATAGAGATCATGCTTCTATACATGGTTTGTTTTCTTATTCTTATGGATATGACCAACCTCATGAATTTGCAACTATAATGAGTTATGATTCTCCAACAATAAATTATTTTTCAAATCCTAATATTTTATATAATGGAAACTATATTGGGATAGAAGAAGGTTTTTCAAATTCTGCAGACTGTTCTAAAACGATTAGAAATTCTAAATCAATTATAAGTAATCATAATTTGTCAGAAGTATTAGAAGATGGTGATACTGCTATAAATAATATATTAAATGGTACTTTAAGTGATGAATATGATAGAGATTCTTTTTTATTTTTATTAAAAGGTACAATAAATTTTGATTTTAATTATTCTAATTACTATTTAAATATTTATGATGAAAATCAAATTTTAATTTATTCTAGCTATAGAGATTTTTCATTAGACTTAAATGAAGGTAAATATTATTTAGTTCTTTCTTCATTTTCAGATAGTAATGGCTATTTTTTTAGTGATAATGAATATAATTATACTATTTCTTTAACATCTAATGATCCTTCAAATATTTATTCTATTGTAGCTCAACAAAAAGCTTTTATAGAACGATTCTACCAAAACATCCTAAATAGAAGCGCAGATACAGGAGGAATGAACACCTGGTTAGATGTAATCCAAAATCAAAGTGCCGCAAAAGTAGCCCTAGGATTTTTCCAATCACAAGAATTTATAAACCTAGGACTCTCAAATGAAGAATTCGTAGATATACTGTACCAAACACTTTTTGATAGAGTAGCAGATAGTGGAGGAAGAGATATTTGGTTAAATCAATTAAATAATGGTACTAGTAGAATAGAAGTAATATACGGATTTCTAAATGCTCAAGAATTTAAAAACCTAGCAGATAGTTTTGGAGTAACACAAATAAGAGATATAGATCAAATAACAGAAGTACCAGGATATGTAAATAGATTCTATAACTTAGTGTTAAATAGAAGCGCAGATGAAGTAGGATTTAATGATTGGGTAAGTCAATTAAGAGCAGGGACAAAAGCAGGAGGAGATATAGCAAAAGGGTTTTTTAATTCCCAAGAGTATATCCAAAGAGGATTAGATGATTCAACATTCTTAGATATATGCTATAGAGCATTTTTTAATAGAGAGGCAGATGCAGGAGGTAAAAATAGTTGGTTGTCACAAATAGCACAAGGTGCAACAACTGATGATATTTTAAATGGCTTTATTGGTTCTCAGGAGTTTATTCAACTTGCTGCTTCTTATGGAATTGAGCCTTAA
- the hisB gene encoding imidazoleglycerol-phosphate dehydratase HisB has product MTELTRKTKETDIFCKVDINGCGNSKIETGVGFFDHMLEALSKHSGVDIELTCKGDLHIDAHHSVEDCGIVLGKALKDEIFPIKNVERYGNATVVMDEASTTCALDLSNRPFLVYEVNITGKVGTFDVELAEEFFHALVMNSGITCHIINDRGRNKHHILEASFKAFAVALRRAMVINEKLGVPSTKGVL; this is encoded by the coding sequence ATGACAGAATTAACTAGAAAAACAAAAGAAACAGATATCTTCTGTAAAGTTGATATTAACGGTTGTGGTAACTCTAAAATAGAAACTGGAGTTGGTTTTTTTGATCATATGTTAGAAGCATTATCAAAGCATAGTGGTGTTGATATTGAGTTGACTTGTAAGGGTGATTTACATATTGATGCACATCATAGTGTTGAAGATTGTGGTATTGTTTTAGGAAAAGCTTTAAAAGATGAGATTTTCCCTATAAAAAATGTTGAAAGATATGGAAATGCAACTGTTGTTATGGATGAAGCTTCAACAACTTGTGCTTTAGATTTATCAAATAGACCTTTTTTAGTGTATGAAGTAAATATTACTGGCAAAGTTGGTACATTTGATGTGGAATTAGCTGAAGAGTTTTTTCATGCTTTAGTTATGAATTCTGGAATTACTTGTCATATTATAAATGATAGAGGAAGAAATAAACATCATATTTTGGAAGCTAGTTTTAAAGCTTTTGCAGTTGCTTTAAGAAGAGCAATGGTAATAAATGAAAAACTTGGAGTACCTAGTACAAAAGGTGTTTTATGA
- the yihA gene encoding ribosome biogenesis GTP-binding protein YihA/YsxC — MKIVDAKFLTSAQSIVDSPSPDKAEVAFLGRSNVGKSSLLNTLTNRKGLAKSSSTPGKTQLINYFDIKFKTQNEELPYIYARFVDLPGFGYARVSKSLKKEWNKNLTGYLEQRPCLQIFVHLIDARHPELDIDKNVDEFLASIKRGDQIIIHAFTKIDKLKQNDLQKLKRAYPQGIFVSNLKKRGLDQLQNAITGYLFGN, encoded by the coding sequence ATGAAAATAGTAGATGCAAAATTTTTAACGTCAGCTCAAAGTATAGTTGATTCGCCAAGTCCAGATAAAGCGGAAGTGGCTTTTTTAGGTAGAAGTAATGTTGGAAAATCATCGTTATTAAATACTTTAACAAATAGAAAAGGCTTAGCAAAATCTTCTTCTACTCCAGGTAAAACACAATTAATAAACTATTTTGATATTAAGTTTAAAACCCAAAATGAAGAGTTACCTTATATTTATGCAAGATTTGTTGATTTACCTGGATTTGGCTATGCAAGAGTATCAAAAAGTCTAAAAAAAGAGTGGAATAAGAATTTAACTGGATATTTGGAACAAAGACCATGTTTGCAGATTTTTGTACATTTAATTGATGCAAGACATCCAGAGTTGGATATAGATAAAAATGTGGATGAATTTTTAGCATCAATTAAAAGAGGTGATCAAATTATAATTCATGCTTTTACAAAAATTGATAAATTAAAGCAAAATGATCTACAAAAACTTAAAAGAGCATACCCACAAGGTATATTTGTGTCAAACCTTAAAAAAAGAGGCTTAGATCAATTACAAAATGCAATAACAGGATATCTTTTTGGAAATTAA
- a CDS encoding HAD hydrolase family protein: protein MIELIVLDVDGTLTDGGITYTNSGEELKTFDVSDGLAIATWTKKLNKNAAIITGRKSLIVEKRAKELGIKHLYQGVHNKDEVLENILKEENISWSQVAAIGDDLNDYKMLKKAGLSFTPFTGSNYIKEIVNIVCNSSGGKGAVREMIEFIVKEDGIEEDFIKVWL from the coding sequence ATGATTGAATTAATTGTTCTTGATGTTGATGGTACATTAACTGATGGAGGAATAACTTATACAAATAGTGGGGAAGAGTTAAAAACATTTGATGTCTCAGATGGTTTAGCAATAGCAACATGGACAAAAAAACTTAATAAAAATGCAGCAATTATTACTGGACGAAAATCTTTAATAGTAGAAAAAAGAGCAAAAGAGTTAGGTATAAAACATCTTTATCAAGGTGTTCACAATAAAGATGAAGTATTAGAAAATATTTTAAAAGAAGAAAATATTTCTTGGAGTCAAGTTGCAGCTATTGGTGATGATTTAAATGATTATAAAATGTTAAAAAAAGCGGGTTTGTCTTTTACTCCTTTTACTGGTTCAAATTATATTAAAGAGATAGTAAATATAGTTTGTAATTCATCAGGTGGAAAAGGTGCAGTTAGAGAGATGATTGAATTTATAGTCAAAGAAGATGGTATTGAAGAGGATTTTATTAAAGTATGGTTATAA
- a CDS encoding N-acetyltransferase, with the protein MEINFFKPDVTHIKEMQELVQEEVDKGIILLRTEDEMANTIRSYTVVEVDGKIAGFTALHIHSIRLSEVRSLVVSEKYRGLKLGKKLVEACITEGRKLGLQQILSLTYQKGFFESLGFYEIEKDKIPEHKIWADCIRCKHFPVCEEIAMVYDL; encoded by the coding sequence TTGGAAATTAATTTTTTTAAACCAGATGTAACGCATATTAAAGAGATGCAAGAGTTAGTACAAGAAGAAGTAGATAAAGGTATTATTTTACTTCGAACAGAAGATGAAATGGCTAATACAATTAGATCTTACACTGTTGTAGAAGTAGATGGAAAGATAGCAGGATTCACAGCTTTACATATACATTCTATTAGATTGTCTGAGGTTAGAAGTTTAGTTGTTTCAGAAAAATATAGAGGTCTAAAATTAGGTAAAAAACTTGTTGAAGCCTGTATTACAGAAGGTAGAAAACTAGGTTTACAACAAATTTTATCTCTTACTTATCAAAAAGGTTTTTTTGAGAGTTTAGGATTTTATGAAATTGAAAAAGATAAGATACCAGAACATAAAATTTGGGCTGATTGTATTCGATGTAAACATTTCCCTGTCTGTGAAGAAATAGCTATGGTTTACGACTTATAA
- a CDS encoding LysM peptidoglycan-binding domain-containing protein, with protein MRKILFVLLIFSAYLNATLTGSNFTQRDLEILEDLDINPSFITDYKLQEVYERLQYKTSLDHYIQKMEDASIFIPRIKEILREESIPDSFLYMAMAESNFTIDARSNARATGLWQFMYATGKRYGLDSNIYVDERMDLVKSTVAATKYLKALHDRFGKWYLAAIAYNCGEGRVVEALTRATIDLYVQKYPKEKNSKKIKEYRKVIRDYQQRRARFYSLRDVYRKVQKLHIEPELEFLLREQKNLSRQYLPRESRRYIRKIISLGMMNSKNFIKEYENSHLLNMGISKTIATVPVKGGLHLRNIAKVIDMSYRELLDLNKHIKQSIIPPTKNYYTINIPYDKLTLFNKNSSLIEDTKYAIHVVRRGDTLYDISRKYKVPLKLIKTHNHLKTSRLSIKQKIVLPIPSDMLGKVDFKTFSDRKRVKKYIVKNGDSLYSIAKKYKINVNKLMRDNKLKTTLLRIGDSIVIR; from the coding sequence TTGAGAAAAATATTATTTGTTCTTTTAATTTTCTCTGCTTATTTAAATGCGACACTTACAGGTTCTAATTTTACACAAAGAGATTTAGAAATTTTAGAGGATTTAGATATAAATCCATCTTTTATTACAGATTATAAACTGCAAGAAGTATATGAGAGATTACAATATAAAACAAGTTTAGACCATTATATTCAAAAAATGGAAGATGCTTCTATTTTTATACCAAGAATAAAAGAGATCTTAAGAGAAGAATCTATACCTGATTCATTTTTATATATGGCAATGGCTGAATCAAACTTTACAATTGATGCAAGGTCAAATGCAAGGGCAACTGGACTTTGGCAATTTATGTATGCTACAGGGAAAAGATATGGCCTTGATAGTAATATCTATGTTGATGAAAGAATGGATTTAGTAAAATCTACAGTAGCAGCAACAAAATATTTAAAAGCTTTACATGATAGATTTGGCAAATGGTATTTAGCTGCTATAGCATATAATTGTGGTGAAGGAAGAGTTGTAGAAGCTCTTACTAGAGCTACCATTGATCTTTATGTACAAAAATATCCGAAAGAAAAAAATAGTAAAAAAATAAAAGAATATAGAAAAGTAATTAGAGATTATCAACAAAGAAGAGCTAGATTTTATAGTTTAAGAGATGTATATAGAAAGGTTCAAAAACTTCATATAGAACCTGAATTAGAATTTCTTTTAAGAGAACAAAAAAATCTTAGCAGACAATATTTACCAAGAGAGAGTAGACGATATATTAGAAAAATTATCTCTTTAGGGATGATGAACTCTAAAAATTTTATTAAAGAGTATGAAAATTCACATTTATTAAATATGGGTATTTCAAAAACAATTGCAACTGTACCTGTAAAAGGTGGTTTACACCTTAGAAATATTGCAAAAGTTATTGATATGTCTTATCGTGAGCTATTAGATTTAAATAAACATATTAAACAATCAATTATTCCACCTACAAAAAACTATTACACAATTAATATCCCATATGATAAGTTAACACTATTTAATAAAAATAGTAGTTTAATTGAGGATACTAAGTATGCAATTCATGTAGTTAGACGTGGAGATACTTTATATGATATTTCAAGAAAATATAAAGTGCCATTGAAGCTTATTAAAACCCATAATCATTTAAAAACTTCAAGATTATCTATAAAACAAAAAATTGTTTTACCAATACCTAGTGATATGTTAGGAAAGGTCGATTTTAAAACTTTTAGTGATAGAAAAAGAGTTAAAAAATATATAGTAAAAAATGGAGATTCTTTATATTCTATCGCAAAAAAATATAAGATTAATGTAAACAAACTTATGAGAGATAATAAATTAAAAACTACACTTTTAAGAATAGGAGATAGTATTGTTATTCGATAA